One part of the Deinococcus aquiradiocola genome encodes these proteins:
- the rraA gene encoding ribonuclease E activity regulator RraA, with amino-acid sequence MTLHAAPATSDLCDAYPDVRTAQPVFRDYGGTTAFCGPAFTVRAFEDNTLVRSTLETPGEGRVLVVEGGASLNCALLGDMLGGLAVRNGWAGVVLNGCVRDTAQLARLPLGVKALAAHPRRSHKGGVGEAGVSVVFAGVTFEPGDWVYADQDGLLVSPVPLTLP; translated from the coding sequence ATGACCCTGCATGCCGCGCCCGCCACCTCGGACCTCTGTGACGCCTACCCTGACGTGCGGACCGCGCAGCCCGTCTTCCGGGACTACGGCGGGACGACCGCCTTCTGCGGCCCGGCCTTCACGGTCCGCGCCTTCGAGGACAACACCCTGGTGCGCTCCACCCTGGAGACGCCCGGCGAGGGGCGCGTGCTGGTGGTGGAGGGCGGCGCGAGCCTGAACTGCGCGCTGCTGGGCGACATGCTCGGCGGGCTGGCCGTCCGGAACGGCTGGGCGGGCGTGGTGCTGAACGGCTGCGTGCGCGACACGGCGCAGCTGGCCCGGCTGCCGCTGGGCGTGAAGGCCCTCGCCGCGCACCCGCGCCGCAGCCACAAGGGCGGGGTGGGCGAAGCGGGCGTGAGCGTGGTGTTCGCGGGCGTGACCTTCGAGCCGGGCGACTGGGTGTACGCCGATCAGGACGGGCTGCTCGTGAGCCCCGTGCCGCTCACGCTGCCCTGA